One Rhodobacteraceae bacterium M385 genomic region harbors:
- a CDS encoding ABC transporter ATP-binding protein, with protein sequence MTETAIEFVDVVKRYGDATAVDRINFSIGKGELVTFLGPSGCGKTTSLRLIAGLELPTEGQVKIAGRDVSRDPASERNVGMVFQSYALFPHMTVLDNVSYGPTIRGVSKADARDQARAILDQVGLGGLEARLPSELSGGQQQRVAVARAIVQQPDVLLFDEPLSNVDAKLRRKVRAEIRDLQQRFGLTAVYVTHDQEEALAVSDRIVVMKMGQIAQIGTPAELYEKPASAFVADFIGDANLIEGRIDGGRFTAAHLNLPVAAPDGTTTATIRPERITLAKGGVATITSASYLGSRMEYVVQDEDLEFLVSRPISEPRLTAGDTVDLKIDPDDLILVQ encoded by the coding sequence ATGACCGAGACGGCAATCGAATTTGTGGACGTTGTTAAACGCTACGGCGATGCAACAGCGGTGGATCGCATCAACTTCTCGATCGGGAAGGGCGAATTGGTGACCTTCCTCGGCCCCTCGGGCTGCGGCAAGACCACCTCGCTCCGCCTTATTGCGGGGTTGGAGCTACCCACGGAGGGGCAAGTAAAGATCGCAGGCCGCGACGTAAGCCGTGACCCCGCATCCGAGCGCAATGTCGGCATGGTGTTCCAATCCTACGCCCTGTTTCCCCACATGACGGTGCTGGATAACGTGTCTTACGGGCCCACGATCCGGGGGGTCTCCAAGGCTGATGCCCGCGACCAAGCCCGAGCGATCTTGGATCAAGTGGGACTTGGCGGCTTGGAAGCGAGACTTCCGTCCGAGTTGTCAGGCGGTCAGCAACAACGCGTCGCCGTGGCCCGCGCCATCGTGCAACAGCCCGATGTTTTGCTATTTGATGAGCCCCTTTCCAACGTCGACGCTAAGCTGCGCCGAAAGGTTCGGGCCGAAATCCGCGACCTTCAGCAGCGTTTCGGGCTAACGGCTGTGTACGTCACCCATGACCAAGAAGAGGCATTGGCCGTATCGGACCGTATCGTGGTGATGAAGATGGGCCAAATCGCCCAGATCGGCACCCCGGCGGAGCTGTACGAAAAGCCGGCCTCTGCCTTTGTTGCGGACTTCATCGGCGATGCGAACTTGATCGAAGGGCGCATTGATGGCGGTCGTTTCACTGCCGCTCACCTGAACTTGCCCGTCGCAGCCCCCGACGGCACGACCACGGCAACAATCCGGCCCGAGCGGATCACGCTGGCCAAGGGCGGCGTCGCGACAATAACCTCAGCAAGTTATCTTGGCAGCCGGATGGAATATGTGGTCCAAGACGAAGACCTAGAATTTCTAGTGTCGCGCCCGATCTCTGAACCCCGGCTTACGGCGGGGGATACGGTCGATCTGAAGATTGACCCCGACGACCTTATTCTTGTGCAATAG